GCGGGTGAGATCTTCGGCCTGATCGGCCACAACGGCGCGGGCAAGAGCACCCTGTTCAAGATGATGCTGGGCCTGCTGGCGCCCACGGCCGGCGACATCCGCGTGGCCGGCGCCTCCATCACCGGGCGGGGCGCGCGCGCCGCGCGCCGCCAGCTGGGCTATCTGCCCGAGAACGTGGTGCTGTACGACAACCTGGATGGGCTGGAGACGCTGCGCTTCTTCGCCCGCCTGAAGGGCGCGCCGCTGGTCCAGTGCCCGCAGATGCTGGAACGCGTGGGCCTGGCCCACGCCGGCAAGCGCCCGGTGCGCGAATACTCCAAGGGCATGCGCCAGCGCCTGGGCTTCGCGCAGGCGCTGCTGGGCAGCCCGCGCGTGCTGTTCCTGGACGAGCCGACCAACGGCCTGGACCCGCAGGCCATCCGCGACTTCTACGCCACGCTGCGCGAGCTGCAGTCGGGCGGCGTCACCGTCATCATCACCTCGCACATCCTGGCCGAGCTGCAGGAGCGCGTGGACCGCCTGGCCATCCTGGCTGCCGGCCGCCTGCAGGCCGTGGGCAGCGTGCAGGAGCTGCGCGAGCGCACGCAGATGCCGCTGACCGTGGAGCTGGAAATCGCCGAAGGCGACCGCGCCGGCGCGGTCGCCGCGCTGGCGCAGGCCACGGGCGTGCAGTCCGAGCCCACCGACACCGGCCTGCGCCTGCAGTGCGCGCGCGAACACAAGATGGCGGTGCTGGCCGCTGTGAGCGCCCTGGGCGCACGCGTGCACGACATGAAACTCATCGAACCTTCGCTGGAAGACGTGTTCTTCGGCTTCTCTGCGTAACACAAGCCATGGAACTGTCCCAGATCTTCACCATCGCCGCCAAGGAGTTTCGCGACCGCATGCGCAACCGCTGGGTGCTCGCCGTCGCCCTGGTGTTCACTGCGTTCTCGCTGGTCATCGCCTACTTCGGCGGCGCGCAGCAGGGCCAGGTGGGCTTTCGCTCCATCGAGTTCACCATCGCCAGCCTGGTCAGCCTGGTCATCTATCTGATCCCGCTGATTGCCCTGCTGCTGGGCTTTGACGCCATCGTCGGCGAGCGCGAGCGCGGCTCGCTGGATCTGCTGCTGTCGCTGCCCATCACCCGGCTGGAGCTGCTGCTGGGCAAATACCTGGGCCTGGCGCTGGCGCTCACGCTGTCCACGCTGGCCGGCTTCGGCTCGGTCGCCGTGCTGCTGTGGCGGCACATGAGCGCCAATGCGCTGTACCACTACGCGGGTTTCATCGTCTCCTCAGTGCTGCTGGGGCTGGCGTTTTTGAGCATTGCCGTGCTGCTGTCGGTGCTGGCGCGCGAGCGCACGCGCGCTTCCGGCCTGGCCATCGCCACCTGGTTTTTCTTCGTGCTGGTGTTCGACCTGCTGGTGCTGGGCCTGCTGGTCACCACCGGCGGGCAGTTCGCCGGCGACGCCTTTGCCTGGCTGCTGCTGCTCAACCCCGCGGACGTGTTTCGCATCCTGAACGTGTTCTCGCTGGAGGACGTGCGCACCCTGTATGGCCTGGCCAGCGTGGTGCCGGCGTCGCTGGGCAACCCGCTCACCATGGGCGGCGTGATGCTCGCCTGGATCGCGCTCCCGCTTGCCCTGGCCCACTGGAGATTCAAGCCATGAACTGCCTTTGCATGACCCGCCGCCGCGCCCTGGGCCTCGCAGCCCTCGCCGCTCTGTCCGCCACCGGGCTGCTCGCCGCCTGCGGCGACAAGGACCAGCAGCAGGCCCAGCTGGCGCCCGTCGAGATCGACCGCGGCACCTCCTGCGAGCTCGACGGCATGCTGCTGGCCGACTACCCCGGCCCCAAGGCACAGGTCGTCTTTGCCGGCCAGGACAAGCCGTCCTTCTTCTGCGACACGGTGGAGTTCTTCAACACCATGCTGGCCGGCGAGCAGGTGCGCGCCGTGCGCGCCGCCTGGGTGCAGGACATGGGCCAGGCGAAGTGGGAGGAACCCCAGGGCCACTGGATCGACGCCAAGGGCGCCTTCTACGTGCTGGGCAGCAAGCGCCACGGCTCCATGGGCCCGACGATCGCCAGCTTTGCCCAGGAGGCCGACGCCACCAAGTTCGCCGGCGAGTACGGCGGCAAGGTCCTGCGCTACGCCGACGTGAAGCCGGACATGGTGGACCTGAGCGGCGGCGCGCTGCACGACACGCGCATGTGAGCCCCGCAGAACGCGCATGCCCGCCCACGACGCACCCACTGCCCTCGCCAGCCGCCGCACCTGGCTGACGGCAGCGTTCGTGGGCACGGCGGGTGCCGTAGGCGCACTGGGCTGGCGCCAGTGGCAGGCGCTGGCGCCCGCCACCAGCGCGGCCATCCTGCCGGGCGACGATGTCTGCCTGGTCGCCCCAGCTACCCCGTACGACGTGGCCAGCGGGCTGCCCCTGGCGGCGGCCCGGCCGGTGCCGGCAAGCGCGCGTTGCCCCGTCTGCGGCATGTTCCCCGGCCGGGCGCTCGATTGGGCGGCCCAGCTCATCTTCGAGAGCGGCGACGCGCACTTCTTCGACTCGCCCCTGTCGCTGTTCATGTACTTGCAGCACCCCGAGCGCTACAGCCCTGGCCGCGCGCCGCAGGCCGTTGCCGCGCAGTACGTCACCGACGCCAGCGCCGGCCCCGGCGCCTGGCTGGATGCGCGCAGCGCCTGGTATGTGCACGGCTCCAGCGCCCGTGGCCCCATGCGGGCCGGCAACCTGCCGGCCCTTGCCACGCGCGCCGCGGCCCAGGCCTTTGCCCAGCGGCGCGGCGGCCGCGTGCTGGCCTATGGCGAGGTGGACCGGCCCGTCATCGCCTCGCTGGCCGGCAGCGGCGGCCACGGGGCGCACTGAAGGCGCCTGCCGTCCTGCTATTGAAAAAATAGCTGCCAGCGCTTGACTGGCGGGCGCTGCAGCCCTTTTTCATTCAAATACCGTCGCCCTGCAGCGATTGCGCCAGGCGACGCAAGAAGTGCTCGCAAGCCTGCAGCTGCGCCAGCTCCACGTACTCGTCGGGTTTGTGCGCCTGTTCGATGGAGCCCGGCCCACAAACCACCGTCGGGATGCCCGCCTGCTGGAACAGTCCGCCTTCGGTGCCGTACGCCACCTTGCGCGTGGCCGGGTCGGCCGCCAGAGCGCGCACCAGCTGGGTGATGGCGGCGTCCTCCGCCGCCTCCAGCGCCGGCGCGGCGGCCACCGGTTCGATGTCGATGCGCGCGCCCTCGTGCTCACGGCGCATGCGCGGCAGCAGCTGCTCGCGCACGTAGCGGTCGATCTGCGCCTGGATGCGCTGCGGCGACATGCCGGGCAGGTTGCGAAATTCGTAGCTGAACTCGCACAGATCAGGGATCGTGTTGACGGCGATGCCGCCGCGGATCTCGTTGGTGGTGAGCGTGGTGAAGGGCACGTCGAAGCATTCGTCGTACGGCCCGTTCGCCGCACAGGCCTCGGCCAGGTCGCGGATGTGGCAGATCAGCCGCGCCGCGTGCTCGATGGCATTGCTGCCGCGCGGCGTGAGCGACGAATGCGCCGCCCGCCCGTGCACCCGGCAGCGGTACACGTTGATGCCCTTGTGCGCCACCACCACCTGCATGGAGGTGGGCTCGCCCACTACGCAGCCGTCAAAGCGCGCGCCGCGGCGCACCAGCGCGTCGATCATGACGGGCGCGCCCATGCAGCCCACTTCCTCGTCGTATGACAGTGCCAGGTGCAGCGGCTGGCGCCGCGGCAGTGCCAGAAGCTCCGGCACCAGGGCCAGCGCCACGGCGATGAAGCCCTTCATGTCGCAACTGCCACGCCCATATAGGCGGTCGCCGCGCTGCGTCAGGGTGAACGGGTCGCTGCTCCAGGGCTGGCCGTCCACCGGCACCACGTCGGTGTGGCCGGAGAGCACCACGCCGCCCTGCATGCCGCCATCCTGGGCCGGCAATGTGGCAAACAGGTTGGCCTTGGCGCCATCAGGCGAGTGAAAGAGTTCGGCCTGCACGCCCAGGCCATCCAGGGCGCCCTGCACGTGGTGGATGAGCGCCAGGTTGGAGTTACGGCTGGTGGTGTCGAACGCCACCAGGGCCTGCAGCCATTGGAGAGAGTTGTGCCAGGTCATGCGCGCATCATGCCTGGGTGCTGGCATCGGCGCCGGCCAGCCCGACAGCTATCAAAAAAAGAGCTGCCAGCGCTTGCTTAGCAAGGGCTGGCAGCCTTTTTGATGGCAAATACCGGGCGGCTTACTGCGGCTCGGGCGCCGGCGCCTTGAACAGCGCCGCCACCTTGCGCCGTGGCTTGATGTTGGCCGAGATGCCGCTGCGCCCCGGCGCGGTACGGGCCGTGGCCTCCCAGCTGGCGGGCGCCTCGGCGGCGGCGCTGCTGGCCTCGTAGGGCCTGTCGAAGAAAGGGTCGCGCGACGCACTGGGCATGCGGTGACCGCCACCGCTGCGCGGGCTGCGGTGCGACGCCGACGGGGCTGCCGGTGCGCCAGCGCTGGAGGCATTGCGCGCCTCGCGTCCCTCGCCATCGCCCCAGGCGCGGCGCCCGTCATTGATGCGGCCGCGGGGGCGGTCGCCCTCCAGCTCGATGGGCTCCAGCTCGATCTTCTTCTTGATCAGCTTCTCGATGTCGGCCACCAGGCGCGTGTCGCTGCCGCCCACCAGCGTGACGGCCAGCCCGGAGGCGCCGGCACGGCCGGTGCGGCCGATGCGGTGCACGTAGTCCTCGGCATTGAAGGGCACGTCGAAGTTGAAGACCGCCGGCACGTCCTTGATGTCCAGCCCGCGGGCGGCCACGTCGGTGCAAACCAGCAGATCCACCTCGCCGGCCTTGAAAGCCTCCAAAGCCTTCAGGCGCTCGTCCTGGCTCTTGTCGCCGTGCAGGGCGGCGGTCTTCAGGCCATCGCGCTCCAGCGTGCGCGCCAGGCGGGCGCAACCCAACTTGCTGTTGACGAAGATGAAGGCCTGGCGCAGCTCGCGGTCCTTCAAGATCTTGCGGATGGCATGGCGCTTGTTGTCGCCGTCGGCGCTGAAAAAGCGCTGCTCGACGGTGGAGGCGGTCTCGTTGGGCCGGGCGACCTCGATCGTGATCGGGTCCTGCAGGTAGCTGCCGGCCAGGCGCTTGATCTCGGGCGAGAAGGTGGCCGAGAACAGCAGCGTGGTGCGCTGCTTGGGCAGGTACGACAGGATGCGCTGCAGGTCGGGCAAAAAGCCGATATCCAGCATGCGGTCGGCCTCGTCCAGCACCACGTACTCGACCTGGTTCAGGACCGCGTTCTTGGCCTCGATGTGGTCCAGCAGCCGCCCGGGCGTGGCTACCAGCACCTCAACGCCCTTCTTCAGCTCGAGCGTCTGAGGCTTCATGTCCATGCCGCCGAACACCACGGTGCTGCGCAGCTTGGTGTACTTAGCGTACAGGGCGATCTGCTGCGCGACTTGGTCTGCCAACTCGCGCGTGGGCAGCAGCACCAGCGCGCGCACCGGGTGGCGTGCGGGCGAGGCCGAGGCGTTTTCGTGCTTGAGCAGGCGCTCGAGCAGCGGCAGCGAGAAGGCCGCCGTCTTGCCGGTACCCGTCTGGGCCGCGCCCATCACGTCCTTGCCGGTCAGCACGACGGGAATGGCCTGCGCCTGGATGGGCGTCATGTTCTCGTAGCCCATCTCGGCTACGGCGCGCTTCAAGGGTTCAGCCAGCGCGAGGGTGGAATAAGCTTGTGTCATCAACCCGCTATTGTCGCACTGCAGCAAAAAACAGCCAGCCTCAAAGGCTGGATGTGTTAAAGGTGTCGCAAGATTGCACGCTGCCGCTCTTGTAGCCCTGGGTGAACCAGCGCACCCGCTGCGCGCTTGATCCGTGCGTGAAAGCGTCCGGACGCACGGCGCCGGTCTGCTTGCGCTGCAGCGTATCGTCGCCGATCTGCTGCGCGGCGTTGATGGCCGACTCGATGTCGCTCTGGTCCAGCCAGTTGCGCGCCTGTTGCGAGTGATAGGCCCACAGGCCGGCATAGCAGTCGGCCTGCAGCTCCAGCCGCACGGACAGGGCGTTCTGTTCGCGCTGGCTCACCCGGCCGCGCCGGCTGTCCACCTGGCCTGTCGTGCCCAGCAGCGTCTGCACATGGTGCCCGACCTCGTGCGCAACGACGTAGGCCTGGGCAAACTCGCCCGGAGCGCCCAGCTGGCGGCTCATGGTGTCGAAAAAATCCATGTCCAGATAGACCTTGCGGTCGCCGGGACAGTAGAACGGGCCCATGGCGCTTTGCCCCGTGCCGCAGGCGGTGGGCGTGGCGCCGCGAAACAGCACCAGCTTCGGGGCCTGGTACTGCGCTCCGCCCTGCTGAAAGAGCTGGCCCCACACATCCTCTGTCGAGGCCAGCACGGTGGACACGAACGCCGCCTGCCGGTCACCTTCGGGGGGGCGCTGCGCCGGGCCCTGCTGTTGTGTCTGCGGCGCGCCGCCGCCCGACAGCACGCCGATGGTGGTCAGGGGATTGATGCCGAACACGCCCCAGCCGATGAGCGCCACCACCACCGTGCCGATGCCGATGCTGCGCCCGCCGATGAAGCCTCCGCCACCGCCTCCACTGCGGCGGTCCTCGACGTTGTCGGACTCGCGGTTACCTTCCCATCTCATGCTGGTGCTCTGGTGAGTGGCGCGTGCTGCGCGGGGCTGTGCATATTACGCTCGGCCGGCTTCAATTGCCGGCCAACAGCAGCGGCTGGGCGGCAACTGCTGCCGTGCGCTGCACGGGCGGCTGCAGCGTCACTGCGACGTAGTTGGAGGCCTGCGCCTCGGCGCTGCGGGCATGGCGCTCCAGCACCACGTCCAGGGTCAGCAGCTGCAATGCGATCA
The DNA window shown above is from Pulveribacter suum and carries:
- a CDS encoding DEAD/DEAH box helicase — protein: MTQAYSTLALAEPLKRAVAEMGYENMTPIQAQAIPVVLTGKDVMGAAQTGTGKTAAFSLPLLERLLKHENASASPARHPVRALVLLPTRELADQVAQQIALYAKYTKLRSTVVFGGMDMKPQTLELKKGVEVLVATPGRLLDHIEAKNAVLNQVEYVVLDEADRMLDIGFLPDLQRILSYLPKQRTTLLFSATFSPEIKRLAGSYLQDPITIEVARPNETASTVEQRFFSADGDNKRHAIRKILKDRELRQAFIFVNSKLGCARLARTLERDGLKTAALHGDKSQDERLKALEAFKAGEVDLLVCTDVAARGLDIKDVPAVFNFDVPFNAEDYVHRIGRTGRAGASGLAVTLVGGSDTRLVADIEKLIKKKIELEPIELEGDRPRGRINDGRRAWGDGEGREARNASSAGAPAAPSASHRSPRSGGGHRMPSASRDPFFDRPYEASSAAAEAPASWEATARTAPGRSGISANIKPRRKVAALFKAPAPEPQ
- a CDS encoding nitrous oxide reductase accessory protein NosL encodes the protein MNCLCMTRRRALGLAALAALSATGLLAACGDKDQQQAQLAPVEIDRGTSCELDGMLLADYPGPKAQVVFAGQDKPSFFCDTVEFFNTMLAGEQVRAVRAAWVQDMGQAKWEEPQGHWIDAKGAFYVLGSKRHGSMGPTIASFAQEADATKFAGEYGGKVLRYADVKPDMVDLSGGALHDTRM
- the argE gene encoding acetylornithine deacetylase — translated: MTWHNSLQWLQALVAFDTTSRNSNLALIHHVQGALDGLGVQAELFHSPDGAKANLFATLPAQDGGMQGGVVLSGHTDVVPVDGQPWSSDPFTLTQRGDRLYGRGSCDMKGFIAVALALVPELLALPRRQPLHLALSYDEEVGCMGAPVMIDALVRRGARFDGCVVGEPTSMQVVVAHKGINVYRCRVHGRAAHSSLTPRGSNAIEHAARLICHIRDLAEACAANGPYDECFDVPFTTLTTNEIRGGIAVNTIPDLCEFSYEFRNLPGMSPQRIQAQIDRYVREQLLPRMRREHEGARIDIEPVAAAPALEAAEDAAITQLVRALAADPATRKVAYGTEGGLFQQAGIPTVVCGPGSIEQAHKPDEYVELAQLQACEHFLRRLAQSLQGDGI
- a CDS encoding ABC transporter permease → MELSQIFTIAAKEFRDRMRNRWVLAVALVFTAFSLVIAYFGGAQQGQVGFRSIEFTIASLVSLVIYLIPLIALLLGFDAIVGERERGSLDLLLSLPITRLELLLGKYLGLALALTLSTLAGFGSVAVLLWRHMSANALYHYAGFIVSSVLLGLAFLSIAVLLSVLARERTRASGLAIATWFFFVLVFDLLVLGLLVTTGGQFAGDAFAWLLLLNPADVFRILNVFSLEDVRTLYGLASVVPASLGNPLTMGGVMLAWIALPLALAHWRFKP
- the ypfJ gene encoding KPN_02809 family neutral zinc metallopeptidase; translation: MRWEGNRESDNVEDRRSGGGGGGFIGGRSIGIGTVVVALIGWGVFGINPLTTIGVLSGGGAPQTQQQGPAQRPPEGDRQAAFVSTVLASTEDVWGQLFQQGGAQYQAPKLVLFRGATPTACGTGQSAMGPFYCPGDRKVYLDMDFFDTMSRQLGAPGEFAQAYVVAHEVGHHVQTLLGTTGQVDSRRGRVSQREQNALSVRLELQADCYAGLWAYHSQQARNWLDQSDIESAINAAQQIGDDTLQRKQTGAVRPDAFTHGSSAQRVRWFTQGYKSGSVQSCDTFNTSSL
- a CDS encoding ABC transporter ATP-binding protein, translating into MASTFPANEPLAIHLRGVSKHWGALHAVDGVDLDVPAGEIFGLIGHNGAGKSTLFKMMLGLLAPTAGDIRVAGASITGRGARAARRQLGYLPENVVLYDNLDGLETLRFFARLKGAPLVQCPQMLERVGLAHAGKRPVREYSKGMRQRLGFAQALLGSPRVLFLDEPTNGLDPQAIRDFYATLRELQSGGVTVIITSHILAELQERVDRLAILAAGRLQAVGSVQELRERTQMPLTVELEIAEGDRAGAVAALAQATGVQSEPTDTGLRLQCAREHKMAVLAAVSALGARVHDMKLIEPSLEDVFFGFSA
- a CDS encoding nitrous oxide reductase accessory protein NosL; amino-acid sequence: MPAHDAPTALASRRTWLTAAFVGTAGAVGALGWRQWQALAPATSAAILPGDDVCLVAPATPYDVASGLPLAAARPVPASARCPVCGMFPGRALDWAAQLIFESGDAHFFDSPLSLFMYLQHPERYSPGRAPQAVAAQYVTDASAGPGAWLDARSAWYVHGSSARGPMRAGNLPALATRAAAQAFAQRRGGRVLAYGEVDRPVIASLAGSGGHGAH